One Clupea harengus chromosome 12, Ch_v2.0.2, whole genome shotgun sequence DNA segment encodes these proteins:
- the depdc1b gene encoding DEP domain-containing protein 1B, with product MDGKIIGPGPYRATKLWNETIRLFRGGMPLRRHRLHFRSYDNSFTGSEAIDYLHGLLKRNHNFGPEVTRYQTLQLLRKFMRNHVIEDVKGRFGKEDFEDNGHLYRFPPESPLKPVPKRPRQTDSLALPRLPRWDDYEEVLPQGNVPLKPLVLNSETWNKRHSIAIGEVHECKLIRRREITAKHLDQIWRAMTLAELQRVLGLQSLEGVLDSKHVKPKHIIHNVYCVNKQGIVVLKNKADDLPHWVLSAMKCLANWPNGCDSRQPMYPGFERDVFRTVAEYFQRLKDPLLTFQLYDVFVNILGLLQKQQVASEAVQMCCVLLPPANRRKLQLLLRLMTRVCNNPTLPPLNDAIATRTLMAQTFSRCILSSSDEVDLDELLATKLVTFMMDNQEVALQVPTSLQKSVEEHVSQLRRVQIKYAGADADMSVLSPRGPPTFCRQISREEFEEQRVSASQDAMVGLLEGIVQDENMSVKDKKKKLKQFQRSYPEIYVRRFPTADSEAAVFPVKPPKLKTQLMFRTLKKPFQPFQRSWSYRA from the exons ATGGATGGTAAAATAATCGGACCGGGACCTTACAGGGCTACGAAGCTG TGGAATGAAACAATCAGGCTGTTTCGTGGAGGAATGCCTTTACGGCGACACAGGCTACATTTCCGTAGTTATGACAACAGCTTCACTGGCTCAGAGGCTATTGATTATCTCCACGGGCTTCTGAAGCGGAACCACAATTTTGGACCCGAAGTCACTCGCTACCAGACGCTTCAACTCTTGAGGAAATTCATGAGGAACCACGTAATTGAGGACGTGAAAGGCCGTTTTGGCAAAGAGGATTTTGAGGATAATGGACACTTGTACAG ATTTCCACCAGAATCCCCCCTGAAACCAGTGCCCAAGAGGCCACGACAGACGGACAGCTTGGCCCTGCCCAGACTGCCCCGCTGGGATGACTACGAGGAGGTCCTGCCACAGGGGAATGTCCCCCTAAAGCCTCTCGTCCTG AATTCAGAGACCTGGAATAAGAGACACAGCATAGCTATTGGAGAGGTGCACGAATGCAAGCTTATACGAAGGAGAGAGATCACTGCAAAACACCTGGACCAGATCTGGAGGGCGATGACTTTAGCTGA GTTACAGCGTGTGCTGGGGCTGCAGTCATTGGAGGGTGTGTTGGACTCCAAGCATGTCAAGCCCAAGCACATCATTCATAACGTGTACTGTGTCAACAAGCAGGGCATTGTGGTCCTAAAGAACAAAGCAG ATGACCTTCCACATTGGGTGTTGTCTGCAATGAAGTGCTTGGCAAACT GGCCCAATGGCTGTGACAGCAGACAGCCCATGTACCCTGGCTTTGAGAGGGACGTGTTCAGGACAGTGGCTGAGTACTTCCAGAGGCTGAAGGATCCTCTCCTGACATTCCAGCTCTATGATGTGTTTGTAAACATTCTTG GCCTGCTCCAGAAGCAGCAGGTAGCGTCTGAGGCAGTGCAGATGTGTTGTGTCCTGCTGCCCCCTGCCAACCGCCGCAAGCTGCAGCTCCTGCTGCGCCTCATGACCCGCGTCTGCAACAACCCCACCCTCCCGCCGCTCAACGATGCCATAGCAACACGCACCCTG ATGGCTCAGACCTTCTCCCGTTGCATCCTATCCTCGTCTGATGAGGTGGACCTAGACGAGCTGCTGGCCACCAAGCTGGTGACCTTTATGATGGACAACCAGGAAGTGGCGCTGCAGGTCCCCACCAGTCTTCAAAAGTCTGTGGAGGAGCATGTTAGCCAGCTACGCAGAGTGCAG ATCAAGTATGCTGGAGCAGACGCAGACATGTCTGTGCTGTCGCCGAGAGGTCCGCCAACCTTCTGCCGGCAGATCAGCCGTGAGGAGTTTGAGGAGCAGCGCGTCTCCGCCTCGCAGGACGCCATGGTGGGGCTGCTGGAGGGCATCGTTCAGGACGAGAACATGTCCGTcaaggacaagaagaagaagctgaAGCAG TTCCAGAGGTCGTACCCTGAGATCTACGTGCGCCGCTTCCCCACGGCGGACAGCGAGGCGGCCGTGTTCCCAGTGAAGCCCCCGAAGCTGAAGACCCAGCTGATGTTCCGCACCCTGAAGAAGCCCTTCCAGCCCTTCCAGAGGAGCTGGAGCTACAGGGCCTGA
- the LOC105900351 gene encoding zona pellucida sperm-binding protein 4-like, with amino-acid sequence MANWASNVNFGVVLLTLCIGAHYALQIPQVQSTQTPQRAVQEKQIAEPSSSKCRVKEWTLYCGDPDIPAAECEAINCCFEKGQCYYGNAVTVQCTRDGQFVVVVAKAATIPQLNLDTVILLDGEEDACAPVNSTEAYVIFQFSVRACGTSVKEEGGYVIYENSMSSSYEVTLGSRGSVTRDSNYELLFQCRYSETAVEALVVEVNAIPPPLSVVASGPLRVELRLASGQCTTKGCEEDEEAYTSYYTEEDYPVAKILRQPVHVEIRVLGRTDPNLVLQIGNCWATSSPSPLSLPQWDLLVNGCPSDEDRYLTTLLPVTGLSSHQYPTHYKRFVVQMFTFVDKDSLLPLQEQVFIHCNTAVCYHSAMDSCEQRCNRQRRDVSGVPKEVAKGSILVSSGEVVVTDSKALFKRMPF; translated from the exons ATGGCTAATTGGGCAAGTAACGTCAACTTTGGAGTGGTTTTGCTGACTTTGTGTATTGGAGCGCATTATGCCCTACAGATTCCACAAGTTCAGTCAACTCAGACTCCACAGAGGGCCGTTCAAGAGAAACAGATTGCCGAGCCTTCCTCCTCCAAGTGCAGGGTAAAGGAGTGGACCCTGTATTGTGGAGACCCTGATATCCCTGCTGCTGAATGTGAAGCTATTAATTGCTGTTTTGAGAAAGGGCAGTGCTATTATGGGAATGCAG TGACTGTTCAGTGTACTAGGGATGGGCAATTTGTGGTTGTTGTGGCCAAGGCTGCGACCATCCCACAGCTAAACCTGGACACGGTGATTCTGCTGGACGGAGAAGAGGACGCTTGTGCCCCTGTCAACTCCACGGAGGCCTATGTCATCTTCCAGTTTTCTGTCCGTGCTTGTGGCACCAGTGTAAAG GAGGAAGGTGGCTATGTGATCTATGAAAACAGTATGTCTTCATCTTATGAGGTGACTCTTGGCTCACGTGGGTCAGTCACAAGGGACAGCAATTATGA GCTCCTGTTCCAGTGCAGGTACTCTGAAACAGCTGTGGAGGCTCTGGTTGTGGAGGTTAATGCCATTCCTCCACCACTATCTGTGGTTGCTTCTGGGCCCCTCAGGGTGGAGCTCAGGCTAGCCAGTGGACAGTGCACCACTAAGGGATGCGAGGAAG ATGAGGAGGCGTACACTTCATACTACACTGAGGAAGACTACCCAGTCGCCAAAATCCTCAGGCAGCCGGTGCATGTGGAGATCCGTGTGTTGGGGAGGACCGATCCAAACCTCGTTCTCCAGATTGGGAACTGTTGGGCAACGTCCAGCCCCAGCCCCCTCAGTCTGCCCCAGTGGGACCTGTTGGTCAATGG ATGTCCCTCTGACGAGGATCGTTACCTGACCACGTTGCTTCCAGTGACTGGCTTGTCTAGCCATCAGTATCCTACTCACTACAAGCGCTTTGTCGTTCAAATGTTTACCTTTGTAGACAAAGATTCTCTGCTTCCACTTCAAGAGCAG GTGTTCATCCACTGCAACACAGCAGTGTGCTATCACTCTGCCATGGACTCATGTGAACAGAGATGCAACAGGCAAA GGAGAGATGTTTCTGGAGTGCCTAAAGAAGTTGCCAAAGGATCTATTCTAGTATCCAGTGGTGAAGTGGTTGTCACTGATAGCAAAGCACTTTTTAAAAGAatgcctttttaa
- the stoml2 gene encoding stomatin-like protein 2, mitochondrial: protein MIRTVLRASGALLKHSGRSVPGLSTPAQQRWASSLPMNTVVLFVPQQEAWVVERMGRFHRILEPGLNFLIPILDRIRYVQSLKEIVIDVPEQSAVSLDNVTLQIDGVLYLRILDPFKASYGVEDPEYAVTQLAQTTMRSELGKLTLDKVFRERESLNSNIVNSINQASDDWGIRCLRYEIKDIQVPQRVKDSMQLQVEAERKKRATVLESEGHREAAINVAEGSKQAQILASEAEKWEKINRAAGEANAVLAKAEAKARAIEMLSEALTQQNGGAAASYNVAEQYVSAFSNLAKESNTILLPSNTGDISSMVTQAMTIYSSLAKPTQSPGARLPISEGPKSASLEDTTPRDSGAPQAPLL from the exons ATGATCAGAACTGTTTTACGGGCTAGTGGTGCCCTTTTGAAG cactCTGGGAGGAGTGTGCCAGGTCTGTCGACTCCAGCACAGCAGCGATGGGCCTCCAGCCTTCCCATGAACACCGTGGTGCTGTTTGTCCCTCAGCAGGAGGCCTGGGTGGTGGAGCGGATGGGCCGCTTCCACAGGATCCTAGAGCCA GGGTTAAACTTCTTAATTCCGATCCTGGATAGAATCCGCTATGTGCAGAGCTTGAAGGAGATTGTGATTGATGTGCCAGAACAGTCTGCTGTTTCTCTAG ACAATGTCACTCTACAGATAGATGGAGTTTTGTACCTCAGGATACTGGACCCATTTAAG GCCAGCTATGGTGTGGAGGACCCAGAGTATGCGGTCACCCAGCTGGCACAGACTACCATGAGATCAGAGTTGGGAAAGCTGACCCTGGACAAAGTATTTAGG GAAAGAGAGTCACTGAATTCCAATATCGTCAACTCTATCAACCAGGCATCGGATGACTGGGGCATTCGCTGCCTGCGATATGAAATCAAAGACATCCAAGTCCCGCAGCGGGTCAAGGACTCCATGCAGCTGCAG GTGGAAGCTGAACGGAAGAAGAGAGCCACTGTGCTGGAATCCGAGGGACACCGAGAAGCGGCCATCAACGTGGCAGAGGGAAGCAAACAGGCACAGATTCTCGCCTCCGAGGCTGAGAAGTGGGAGAAAATCAACAGAGCTGCTG GTGAAGCCAATGCTGTGCTGGCTAAAGCAGAAGCCAAGGCCAGAGCCATCGAGATGCTCTCTGAAGCCCTCACACAACAG aaTGGCGGTGCTGCAGCGTCCTACAATGTGGCTGAGCAGTACGTCTCCGCCTTCTCCAATCTGGCCAAAGAGTCCAACACCATCCTACTGCCCTCTAATACTGGGGACATCAGTAGCATGGTCACACAG GCTATGACTATCTACAGCTCCCTCGCCAAGCCGACCCAGAGTCCAGGTGCACGCCTGCCTATCTCAGAGGGCCCAAAGTCGGCATCACTGGAGGACACAACCCCAAGAGACAGTGGTGCACcacaggctcctctcctctag
- the elovl7b gene encoding elongation of very long chain fatty acids protein 7: protein MFNFFTSRAVILYDEWIKEADPRVEDWLLMSSPVPQTMIIVGYIYFVASLGPRLMDNRKPFDLKNVMIVYNFSIVAFSLYMIYEFLMSGWANGYSYQCDLVDYNSPRGLRMAWTCWLYYISKFIEMLDTIFFVLRKKNSQVTFLHVYHHSIMPFTWWFGVKFSAGGLGTFHALVNSAVHVIMYSYYALAALGPAYQKYLWWKKHMTTIQLIQFVMVTAHVGQFILMKDCPYQFPVFLYVIGLYGLIFLVLFLNFYYHAYTKGKRLPKVLEQNGSGHHKREV, encoded by the exons ATGTTCAACTTCTTTACATCCCGAGCCGTCATTCTTTACGATGAGTGGATCAAGGAAGCAG ATCCACGGGTTGAAGACTGGCTGCTGATGTCGTCGCCAGTCCCTCAGACTATGATCATTGTGGGGTACATCTATTTCGTTGCATCTTTGGGCCCACGGCTAATGGATAACCGCAAGCCCTTTGATCTCAAGAATGTCATGATTGTTTACAACTTCAGCATTGTTGCTTTTTCCCTATACATGATCTATGAG TTTCTGATGTCTGGTTGGGCTAATGGATATTCTTACCAGTGTGACCTTGTTGACTACAACTCTCCCCGAGGTCTTCGG ATGGCATGGACCTGCTGGCTATACTACATCTCCAAATTCATTGAGATGTTGGACACC ATCTTCTTTGTGCTTCGCAAAAAGAATAGCCAGGTCACGTTCCTTCATGTCTACCACCACTCAATCATGCCATTCACCTGGTGGTTTGGTGTAAAGTTTTCTGCAG GGGGCCTTGGAACCTTCCATGCCCTGGTGAACTCTGCTGTGCACGTCATCATGTACTCCTACTATGCCCTTGCTGCCCTGGGACCTGCCTACCAGAAGTACCTGTGGTGGAAGAAGCACATGACCACCATTCAGCTG ATTCAGTTTGTGATGGTGACTGCACACGTCGGACAGTTCATCCTCATGAAAGACTGCCCCTATCAGTTCCCTGTGTTCCTGTACGTCATTGGCCTGTATGGACTAATCTTCCTGGTGCTGTTCCTAAACTTCTACTACCACGCCTACACCAAGGGCAAAAGGTTACCAAAGGTACTTGAACAAAATGGGAGTGGCCACCACAAGAGGGAAGTGTGA